The Methanothrix soehngenii GP6 genome has a window encoding:
- a CDS encoding ATP-binding protein has product MIPELLREIIAKGESLNVEFKGEEKASLSDSALVEAVICLANRSGVEPGWLLVGVEDDGRITGSRPRHSGEKTDTYRVSALIANRTRPSLACRVEIIEIDGRYVLVVEVPTSRTPVSTPEGKYQRRAIGGKGKPECMPYLFPEMLARQADRGIQDYSALVVPDARWEDLDPLEFERFRRMIRESRGRSDAALAELPDQEIAKALGAVEANHEVSAVRVLGLLLFGREDAVHRYLPTHEVAFQVLSDTRIVVNEFFRWPLLRIMEELLSRLQARNREEELMVNIFRIGIPDYSERAFREGLANALIHRDYSRLGAVHVQWHEDRIEISNPGGFPEGVRLDNLLVTPPRPRNPSLADAFKRAGIVERTARGIDTIFFEQLRNGRPAPSYERSSETDVILVLPGGKANRDFVRLVVEENQAGQPFRLDDLLLLNHVYLERRTTAKEAAKIIQKPENEARAALERLVEGGLLEASGEGKARAYHLCASTYRRLGERAAYIRTHGFEPLQWGQMVLQYVEKHGEISRAEVAELCHISGPQAYRLLKKLEREGHLTPIGTKGRSVKYERRIGENAR; this is encoded by the coding sequence ATGATACCAGAACTCTTACGCGAAATTATAGCCAAAGGCGAAAGCCTGAATGTAGAGTTCAAGGGCGAGGAGAAGGCATCCCTGTCAGATTCAGCACTGGTGGAAGCGGTCATATGCCTTGCCAACCGATCGGGAGTGGAGCCAGGATGGCTCTTGGTCGGCGTGGAAGACGATGGCCGCATCACAGGCTCCAGGCCGCGCCACTCTGGAGAAAAAACCGATACATATCGTGTTTCAGCTCTCATTGCAAATCGCACCCGTCCGTCTCTGGCTTGCCGTGTAGAGATCATCGAGATTGATGGTCGGTATGTTCTCGTTGTCGAGGTGCCCACATCCCGAACGCCGGTGAGCACTCCGGAAGGCAAGTATCAGCGCCGGGCGATAGGGGGCAAGGGAAAGCCTGAGTGCATGCCCTATCTCTTCCCCGAAATGCTCGCCCGCCAGGCAGACCGGGGGATACAGGATTACTCCGCTCTGGTGGTGCCCGATGCTCGTTGGGAGGATCTGGACCCTCTGGAGTTCGAACGGTTTCGGAGAATGATACGCGAGAGCCGGGGAAGAAGCGATGCCGCCCTGGCCGAGCTTCCCGACCAGGAGATAGCTAAGGCCCTTGGCGCAGTGGAGGCGAACCACGAGGTGTCTGCAGTTAGGGTCCTCGGCCTTTTGCTCTTCGGAAGAGAGGACGCAGTCCATCGCTACCTCCCCACTCATGAGGTGGCCTTCCAGGTTCTTTCCGACACCAGGATTGTAGTCAACGAATTCTTCCGATGGCCCCTTTTGAGGATAATGGAGGAGCTATTGTCCAGGCTGCAGGCCAGGAACCGAGAAGAAGAGCTGATGGTGAACATCTTTCGCATCGGAATTCCTGATTACTCAGAGCGGGCTTTTCGTGAAGGGCTGGCCAATGCCCTGATTCACCGCGATTATTCCAGACTAGGGGCTGTGCATGTGCAGTGGCACGAGGACAGGATTGAGATCTCCAATCCGGGCGGCTTTCCGGAAGGCGTCCGGCTGGATAATTTGCTGGTCACACCACCGAGACCTCGCAATCCCTCTCTTGCGGATGCCTTCAAGAGAGCCGGAATCGTGGAGCGTACTGCCAGAGGGATAGATACAATCTTCTTTGAGCAGCTTCGGAATGGCCGTCCCGCTCCATCTTATGAGCGGAGCTCTGAAACAGATGTTATTCTGGTCCTGCCAGGAGGGAAAGCAAACCGGGATTTCGTGCGGCTGGTGGTGGAAGAGAACCAGGCAGGCCAGCCCTTCCGGCTGGATGATTTGCTTCTTTTAAATCATGTGTATCTCGAACGAAGAACCACGGCAAAGGAGGCGGCAAAGATTATTCAAAAGCCTGAGAACGAAGCTCGTGCCGCGCTGGAGCGCCTGGTTGAAGGCGGCTTACTGGAAGCTTCGGGTGAAGGAAAAGCAAGAGCATATCATCTATGCGCATCCACCTACAGAAGGCTTGGCGAGAGGGCGGCTTATATTCGTACTCATGGATTCGAGCCTTTGCAGTGGGGGCAGATGGTTCTTCAATATGTGGAAAAGCACGGAGAAATATCACGGGCTGAAGTTGCTGAGCTGTGCCATATATCTGGGCCGCAGGCCTACAGACTGCTGAAGAAGCTGGAGCGGGAAGGGCACCTCACTCCGATTGGGACAAAGGGACGAAGCGTGAAGTACGAGAGAAGAATCGGAGAAAATGCACGGTAA
- a CDS encoding SRPBCC domain-containing protein has product MTKLIARAALGVLILLVILYIAMLVAANTSITQRTIQTEVTINATASKVWQVLTDFEAYPQWNPFIRQIDGAIQPGQQLIIELNLSGRTMTFNPTVLFMQPERELRWLGRFSIPGIFDGEHSLNIEPLGANRVRFIQSETFRGILVPFSGAILNDTEQSFQEMNQALREHAEQTR; this is encoded by the coding sequence ATGACGAAACTCATTGCTCGTGCGGCGTTGGGAGTGCTTATCCTCCTGGTAATTCTCTACATAGCGATGCTTGTTGCTGCAAACACATCAATCACCCAGAGGACCATCCAAACCGAGGTCACCATCAATGCAACAGCCTCTAAAGTCTGGCAGGTGCTGACGGACTTTGAGGCATATCCTCAATGGAATCCCTTTATCCGTCAGATAGATGGAGCAATCCAACCAGGGCAGCAACTGATAATTGAGCTGAACTTAAGCGGTCGCACAATGACCTTCAATCCAACCGTCCTTTTTATGCAGCCCGAAAGGGAGTTGCGCTGGCTCGGCCGCTTTTCCATCCCCGGGATATTCGACGGTGAGCATAGCCTCAACATCGAGCCTCTTGGTGCGAACAGGGTGCGTTTCATTCAGAGCGAGACTTTCAGAGGGATTCTGGTGCCGTTTTCGGGAGCTATACTCAACGATACTGAACAAAGCTTTCAGGAGATGAACCAGGCGCTTAGGGAGCACGCTGAGCAAACGAGATGA
- a CDS encoding amidohydrolase, protein MLIKNVSILQSGHLVLGQDIRIKEGKIEQIGPELQKERGDEEIKGKGKLAIPGLVNCHTHLAMSLLRGYADDMELMPWLEEKIWPLEARLTEEDVYWGVKLGCLELIRFGITCYNDMYYFPDVTAQATKEMGLRGFISGVVFDMKPELLSQVEPFIKRWKDDELIRPAVGPHAAYTCSEETLLRAGEIADRHQAMVHMHISETWKEVDGFLLSRGKSPVEYLDSLGLLNSRLTAIHCVWLSEEDCYLLEKRKANVVSCTASNLKLASGIAPLNTLMKAGVNVCLGTDSACSNNNLSLFEDMKVTAIVQKNAYHTPAAFTAEQIWQFATENAYRAFGLNNGMSVGANADLALIDLKKPWFYPQSNIVSHLVYSMAGGVDTTIVNGRVLMQNGIIPGEEEILEKAQQRFIRLTSED, encoded by the coding sequence ATGCTCATAAAGAATGTCTCCATACTCCAGTCCGGGCATCTCGTGCTGGGGCAGGATATCAGAATCAAGGAGGGCAAGATCGAGCAGATCGGCCCTGAACTGCAAAAAGAGCGTGGCGATGAGGAGATAAAGGGCAAGGGCAAGCTGGCTATCCCCGGCCTCGTAAACTGCCACACCCACCTGGCCATGAGCCTCCTGCGGGGCTATGCCGACGACATGGAGCTGATGCCGTGGCTGGAGGAGAAGATCTGGCCCCTGGAGGCCAGGTTAACAGAGGAGGATGTCTATTGGGGAGTGAAGCTCGGCTGCCTGGAGCTGATCAGATTCGGCATCACCTGCTACAATGATATGTACTACTTCCCGGATGTGACCGCTCAGGCCACAAAGGAGATGGGGCTGCGGGGTTTTATCTCAGGCGTCGTCTTCGATATGAAGCCCGAGCTATTGTCTCAGGTGGAGCCCTTCATCAAGCGTTGGAAGGACGATGAGCTGATAAGGCCGGCTGTGGGCCCCCACGCCGCTTACACCTGCTCTGAGGAGACCCTTCTCCGGGCAGGAGAGATCGCGGACAGGCACCAGGCTATGGTCCATATGCACATCTCTGAGACCTGGAAGGAGGTGGACGGATTCCTGCTGAGCCGGGGCAAAAGCCCGGTGGAGTATCTGGACTCGCTCGGCCTTTTGAATAGCCGCCTTACAGCCATCCACTGCGTCTGGCTGTCTGAAGAGGACTGTTATCTATTGGAGAAGAGAAAGGCAAATGTAGTCTCATGCACGGCGAGCAACCTGAAGCTGGCATCGGGCATTGCCCCCCTAAACACCCTGATGAAAGCCGGGGTTAACGTCTGCCTGGGAACTGACAGCGCATGCAGCAATAACAACCTCAGCCTGTTTGAGGATATGAAGGTCACGGCTATAGTGCAGAAGAATGCCTACCACACACCCGCCGCATTCACCGCAGAGCAGATCTGGCAGTTCGCCACAGAAAACGCCTACCGAGCATTCGGATTGAACAACGGAATGTCAGTCGGCGCCAATGCCGACCTGGCACTGATCGACCTGAAAAAACCCTGGTTTTATCCGCAGTCGAATATCGTATCCCATCTGGTCTACAGCATGGCGGGAGGAGTGGATACCACCATCGTCAACGGACGGGTGCTGATGCAAAACGGCATCATCCCTGGAGAAGAGGAGATCCTGGAAAAAGCGCAGCAGCGATTCATTAGGCTGACATCTGAGGATTAG
- a CDS encoding nucleotidyltransferase domain-containing protein, whose translation MSGNMTNNLKTADQQRAELFLEEFVSGLVGSMEDDIDFILLFGSAARGEFILGKSDVDLIIQTKSDAAVRRVERFAESLFWRLNEKHGTQFEKVLSTGMSESILEESIKFLEKHVRLYKPFEVFGPNDIDWSEGLVKRPDLLPGAVLVASQLTLLYKMKYEGKILFGRDIRPEINPHFTWWERLKAIMVPQSIALASFVLALILPQKATGYAVKALFYEVESVNIYQKSMIPPPQEKMRSFAEASQFENAVFDRLRFLLEKNLGLSSEQKLELLRNAAAIKRHGFRGSRWEALRFCLVAFGAIWQTNAALILRAQGSG comes from the coding sequence ATGAGTGGAAATATGACAAATAACCTGAAGACAGCGGATCAGCAGAGAGCTGAACTATTCCTGGAAGAGTTCGTCTCTGGGCTTGTGGGATCAATGGAGGATGATATAGATTTTATCCTTCTCTTCGGAAGTGCAGCCAGAGGCGAGTTCATCCTGGGAAAGAGCGATGTAGATCTCATCATTCAGACAAAGAGCGATGCTGCTGTCCGCAGGGTGGAAAGGTTTGCTGAATCTCTCTTCTGGCGACTGAATGAAAAGCATGGCACGCAGTTTGAGAAGGTTCTATCAACAGGCATGAGTGAAAGCATCCTGGAAGAATCGATCAAGTTTCTGGAAAAGCATGTCAGGCTCTACAAGCCCTTTGAGGTGTTTGGACCGAATGATATCGATTGGAGTGAAGGATTGGTCAAGAGGCCGGACCTTTTGCCGGGTGCTGTTCTCGTCGCCAGCCAGCTCACTCTGCTTTACAAAATGAAATATGAGGGCAAGATTCTCTTCGGCCGGGACATTCGCCCGGAGATAAATCCCCACTTCACCTGGTGGGAAAGACTGAAAGCTATAATGGTGCCTCAAAGCATTGCTCTTGCCTCTTTTGTCCTCGCCTTGATCCTTCCTCAGAAGGCAACAGGCTATGCAGTCAAGGCGCTCTTCTATGAGGTGGAGTCGGTGAACATCTACCAGAAAAGCATGATTCCTCCCCCTCAGGAGAAGATGAGAAGCTTTGCCGAAGCATCGCAATTCGAGAATGCTGTCTTCGACCGGTTGCGCTTTCTTTTAGAGAAGAACCTAGGTCTATCAAGCGAGCAGAAGCTGGAGCTTTTGAGGAATGCAGCTGCCATCAAGCGGCATGGCTTTCGCGGGAGCAGATGGGAGGCATTGAGATTCTGTCTGGTCGCTTTTGGGGCCATCTGGCAGACCAATGCCGCTTTGATCCTGAGAGCCCAGGGCTCAGGTTAG
- a CDS encoding CPBP family intramembrane glutamic endopeptidase → MNNSTALKGSPYLFFVLVYAISIPFWVLNTIFPIKLPVDNLPVTDIAATFAPTIAALILVYREEKLFGVRKLLGRTFDYKRITRKIWYIPIIFLMPLIYVLTYWIMRLVGLPVPTVWHLPLLTPFIFGLFFFAAALEEIGYTGYVTDPMQALYSALAACLIIGSIHAIWHWPSMISMGMAPGLFIWGSILTVSFRILTVWLYNNTGNSVFAAILFHAVTNTGRSVFPGSRSALELGDAAIAYGLITITAMIVVFLWGPETLARFRYGRKGQSHGLD, encoded by the coding sequence ATGAATAATAGTACGGCATTAAAAGGGTCACCTTATCTATTCTTTGTATTGGTTTACGCCATTTCCATCCCCTTTTGGGTGCTCAATACCATCTTTCCAATTAAGCTTCCCGTGGATAACCTTCCCGTGACAGACATTGCAGCCACTTTTGCCCCGACGATAGCTGCCTTGATCCTTGTGTACAGGGAGGAGAAGCTTTTTGGGGTGCGGAAGCTCTTGGGGAGAACCTTCGATTATAAGAGGATCACACGAAAGATCTGGTATATTCCCATCATTTTTTTGATGCCGCTCATCTACGTGTTGACCTACTGGATAATGCGTCTTGTGGGGCTGCCGGTCCCCACCGTTTGGCATCTGCCCCTTCTGACGCCGTTCATCTTTGGGCTTTTTTTCTTCGCCGCGGCTTTAGAAGAGATTGGCTATACGGGGTATGTCACCGATCCCATGCAAGCCCTGTACAGCGCACTGGCAGCCTGTCTCATCATAGGGTCGATCCATGCGATATGGCATTGGCCATCGATGATTTCGATGGGCATGGCTCCGGGATTGTTCATATGGGGTAGCATACTGACCGTTAGCTTCCGGATCCTGACCGTCTGGCTCTATAACAACACTGGTAATAGCGTATTTGCGGCCATACTCTTTCATGCTGTGACCAATACAGGGAGGAGTGTGTTTCCCGGCAGTCGTTCAGCATTAGAGCTGGGCGATGCAGCTATTGCCTATGGGCTCATAACGATCACGGCCATGATCGTGGTGTTCTTATGGGGACCCGAGACATTAGCTCGGTTCAGGTATGGCCGAAAAGGGCAATCTCATGGATTGGATTAA
- a CDS encoding ExeM/NucH family extracellular endonuclease, with protein sequence MIADLTMIHAIQGDGQSSPFQGMKVSIEAIVTADFQGTDKLEGFFVQEEDSDIDDNIETSEGIYIYDPGRLGVKENVTRGDLVIARGHIEEFHGLTQMNLKEIKKKKAGKNETKSTLTAHQLILPLKEDSLERYEGMLLMLPQDLVITDIENFSAYGELAISPQSRLPVPTNVAKPGAPAAQVQELNSRSMIILDDGSSRRFPESYPFPRTIRCADTIQGIMGIMSYGYGNYRLEPLNISKIIISNPRPMNPEPVGGRLRIASLNLENYFNGNGAGRGFPSARGARSNGEFELQRAKIIQAITDMKADVIGLIEIENDGYGNLSAIHDLCDGLNAREDGIGLENYSFVDPGSPKLGDDLISVGLIYNRTTIRPIGKAATTSMGAFSSGNRQPLAQTFEEISTLERLTVVVVHLKSKNPPGGDEVANGDNRDCGDGQGYWNGDRTRAANELIDWLSSDPTGSHDPDYLILGDMNSYRNEDPIMALKRAGYVNQISSLLASNSYSYVFQGRWGELDHILASPSLTGQVTGASIWHINSDESPDFGYSGIWSSPDKYRCSDHDPLIAGISLT encoded by the coding sequence ATGATTGCTGATCTGACCATGATTCATGCCATCCAGGGAGATGGACAGTCAAGCCCATTTCAGGGGATGAAAGTCTCGATAGAGGCTATTGTTACCGCTGATTTCCAGGGAACAGATAAGCTGGAAGGATTCTTTGTCCAGGAAGAGGACAGCGATATAGATGACAATATTGAGACCTCAGAGGGCATCTATATCTATGATCCTGGACGGCTGGGAGTGAAAGAGAATGTCACCAGAGGTGATCTGGTCATAGCCAGGGGGCATATCGAAGAGTTCCATGGCCTGACCCAGATGAATTTAAAGGAGATAAAAAAGAAAAAGGCTGGCAAAAATGAGACTAAGAGCACTTTGACCGCCCACCAGCTCATCCTGCCGCTAAAGGAGGATTCGCTGGAAAGATACGAGGGAATGCTCTTGATGCTCCCTCAAGATCTGGTCATCACCGATATTGAGAATTTCTCCGCATATGGGGAACTGGCCATATCTCCCCAATCCCGGCTGCCTGTTCCCACCAACGTTGCCAAGCCCGGAGCCCCAGCCGCGCAGGTCCAGGAATTGAACAGTCGCAGCATGATCATCCTTGATGACGGCAGCAGCCGAAGATTCCCCGAGTCTTATCCATTTCCAAGAACCATTCGCTGTGCAGACACCATCCAGGGAATTATGGGGATAATGAGCTATGGCTACGGAAATTATAGATTGGAACCTTTGAATATCTCTAAAATCATAATATCCAATCCCCGGCCGATGAATCCTGAACCAGTGGGCGGCAGATTAAGGATTGCCAGCCTGAATCTGGAAAACTACTTTAACGGCAATGGAGCAGGCCGTGGTTTTCCCAGTGCAAGAGGAGCCAGATCGAATGGCGAGTTCGAGCTGCAGAGAGCTAAGATCATTCAGGCTATCACTGATATGAAGGCGGATGTGATCGGTCTCATCGAGATAGAGAATGATGGCTATGGAAACCTGAGCGCCATTCATGATCTATGTGACGGGCTGAATGCTCGTGAAGATGGGATTGGGTTGGAGAATTATTCATTTGTAGACCCGGGATCACCAAAGCTAGGCGATGACCTCATATCAGTGGGATTGATCTACAACAGAACAACGATCAGACCCATAGGCAAGGCAGCGACGACATCCATGGGCGCTTTCTCATCGGGCAACCGCCAGCCTCTGGCCCAGACCTTCGAGGAGATCAGCACTCTTGAGCGGCTTACAGTCGTGGTCGTTCATCTGAAATCCAAGAATCCGCCAGGAGGGGATGAGGTGGCGAATGGAGACAATAGGGATTGTGGAGATGGTCAAGGATACTGGAATGGTGACCGCACAAGGGCCGCAAATGAGCTGATAGATTGGTTGTCTTCCGATCCTACTGGAAGCCATGATCCCGACTATCTGATCCTGGGGGATATGAACTCGTACAGAAACGAGGATCCCATCATGGCCTTGAAGAGGGCCGGATATGTTAACCAGATTTCCTCTCTGCTCGCCTCTAATTCTTACTCATATGTGTTTCAGGGCAGATGGGGGGAGCTGGATCATATCCTGGCAAGCCCAAGCCTGACCGGACAGGTAACTGGAGCGAGCATCTGGCATATAAATTCCGATGAATCCCCTGACTTCGGCTACAGTGGCATTTGGAGCAGCCCAGACAAATATCGCTGCTCGGATCACGATCCATTGATCGCAGGAATCAGTCTAACCTGA
- a CDS encoding carboxymuconolactone decarboxylase family protein translates to MKEQVFFGEGMAMVKRDYPDLYEAIVALNEAAYTGKVLDYRTQKLIAMGINAAASDERATKKQMISAIKEFGVTKDEIVDVLRVVLLTSGMPPFTKGMKILGEVMEK, encoded by the coding sequence ATGAAAGAACAGGTATTCTTCGGCGAAGGCATGGCCATGGTAAAGAGAGATTATCCGGATCTGTATGAGGCCATAGTAGCCCTGAACGAGGCAGCTTACACCGGCAAGGTCCTGGATTACAGGACCCAGAAGCTCATCGCCATGGGGATCAATGCAGCTGCTTCCGACGAAAGGGCTACAAAGAAGCAGATGATAAGCGCCATAAAGGAGTTTGGCGTAACCAAGGATGAGATAGTGGATGTACTGAGGGTCGTTCTCCTCACGTCGGGAATGCCGCCCTTCACCAAAGGCATGAAGATATTGGGCGAAGTGATGGAGAAATAA
- a CDS encoding chloride channel protein, translating to MNIHLKLTEDLRWIYLDLLSIVVGISGGLGAVAFRKLVELSHDFFFGFLLPLLPNSYFVVLLPVLGGLIVGPLIYKLAPEAKGDGISHIMIALQRFTGDIRKRAGLVLIFTSAITLGSGGSAGREGPIALIGASAGSAIGKAIRLSARDLKVLTCCGVASGIAATFNAPMGGAIFSMEVISKKFTSLDAVPILLAAVVGKAVATELIDPVPEFVNPNFYFTTFDMVLCFFIGPLFGFLSFLWVKGYYFFEDRFQDLPLPDILKPAVGGLTAGVCGIFFFEFGIMGVGYEGINNIFMLAARAPATDLLLLLLALGLLKMLATSSTVGSGGSGGVFAPTLYIGTMFGLAAGMLAEILAPDQIANPLDYGLLGMGALFAGTAGAPLTCIFMITEMTGNYSGLPSLIICCITSYTVARILLKGGSIYTIKLMRKGIYLDLPQPVLSEVSVGEAMHKEVITVSPLCRISEVRDGIYRCNYTGFPVVDEGRLVGMITFDDIRRIPPHEQEKMTVKEVAVRAPITINPHQSAKMAMDIMYENDVGRLAVVEKDDPQKLIGIITRSDVIRAYEREMKRSQDEATK from the coding sequence ATGAATATCCATCTGAAGCTCACAGAAGATCTGCGATGGATCTACCTGGACCTTCTCTCCATTGTGGTAGGGATAAGCGGGGGCCTGGGGGCAGTGGCCTTCCGAAAGCTGGTGGAGCTTAGCCACGATTTCTTCTTCGGCTTTCTCCTCCCTCTCCTGCCGAATAGCTACTTCGTCGTTCTGCTGCCGGTCCTTGGCGGCCTCATCGTCGGACCTCTGATCTACAAGCTGGCGCCGGAGGCGAAGGGCGACGGCATATCTCATATCATGATCGCTCTGCAGAGGTTTACCGGCGACATCAGAAAGCGAGCCGGTCTGGTTCTCATCTTCACCTCCGCAATAACCCTGGGCAGCGGTGGGAGCGCCGGGCGGGAGGGGCCCATTGCCCTGATTGGAGCCTCAGCAGGCTCGGCCATCGGCAAAGCCATAAGGCTGTCTGCACGCGATTTGAAGGTGCTCACCTGCTGCGGCGTGGCCTCGGGGATTGCCGCCACCTTCAATGCACCAATGGGCGGGGCGATATTCAGCATGGAGGTGATCAGCAAGAAGTTCACATCACTTGATGCTGTACCCATTCTGCTGGCGGCGGTGGTGGGAAAAGCGGTAGCAACGGAGTTGATCGATCCCGTGCCGGAGTTCGTGAATCCCAACTTTTACTTTACCACCTTCGATATGGTTCTCTGCTTTTTCATCGGGCCCCTGTTTGGATTTCTCTCCTTCCTATGGGTGAAAGGCTACTACTTCTTTGAGGACCGATTCCAGGATCTGCCTCTGCCTGACATTCTGAAGCCGGCGGTCGGCGGGCTAACAGCAGGAGTATGCGGCATATTCTTCTTCGAGTTCGGCATAATGGGAGTGGGCTATGAGGGCATCAATAACATCTTCATGCTGGCAGCGAGAGCACCAGCCACTGATCTGCTCCTTCTGCTCCTAGCTTTGGGCTTGCTGAAGATGCTGGCAACATCCTCCACCGTCGGATCCGGAGGGAGCGGCGGGGTGTTTGCGCCCACGCTCTACATTGGAACCATGTTCGGCCTGGCGGCGGGCATGCTGGCTGAGATCCTGGCGCCCGATCAGATTGCCAATCCTCTGGACTACGGGCTCCTGGGCATGGGGGCTCTTTTCGCCGGGACAGCCGGGGCACCTCTCACCTGTATATTCATGATCACGGAGATGACCGGCAACTATAGTGGCTTGCCGTCTCTGATTATTTGTTGCATCACCAGCTATACCGTGGCTCGAATTCTGTTGAAGGGTGGGTCCATTTACACTATCAAGCTGATGAGAAAGGGCATTTATCTCGATCTTCCCCAGCCGGTGCTCTCCGAAGTATCGGTGGGGGAGGCGATGCACAAAGAGGTGATCACCGTCAGCCCCCTCTGCAGGATCTCGGAGGTGAGAGATGGCATCTACCGCTGCAACTATACCGGTTTCCCTGTGGTGGATGAAGGCCGTCTGGTTGGGATGATAACCTTTGACGATATCAGGAGAATTCCCCCGCATGAGCAGGAGAAGATGACAGTAAAGGAGGTGGCGGTCAGGGCTCCTATCACCATTAATCCCCACCAGTCGGCCAAGATGGCCATGGATATCATGTATGAAAATGACGTTGGAAGGCTGGCAGTGGTGGAAAAAGACGATCCTCAGAAGCTGATTGGCATCATCACCCGCTCGGATGTGATCAGGGCTTATGAGAGGGAGATGAAAAGAAGCCAGGACGAGGCTACAAAGTAG